CAAGCGTACCTGACCCATGTCTTGACCGTGATCGCCGATCACCCAGTGAATCGGGTGGACGAGTTATTGCCCTGGAACGTCACGCTTGAGTCGTAGGCAACATCAGAATAAACCGTCAAGACGGCCCTGGTCGGAACCTTACTGTGATTCCATGTGAACCCCTTGATGTCGGAGTCTGTCAAGGTAGTTGGAACATGAATCATGCGGCCTCTAAATCTCTTTCAGGATAAATCAGTTCGGCCTCTTTCTCTGGATTGAGCCAGACGTCGCCAACTGGCTCCCAGTTCCTGGTGCAGCCAGACCAACGAGCAGGGTGGTTTGCTTGTGCCTGACGATATAAGCGATGACGCTCGCGCAGTGAATCCCCCCGGGTTTTGAGGAGGCTCCGAACTTTGAGAGAATGGATCTATGGCAAATCAATCATCTTTTTCCCCTGAAGTGCGCGAACGCGCCGTGCGGCTGGTGCAAGAGCACCGCGACGAATATCCATCCCTGTGGGCAGCGGTAGGCTCAATTGCGCCCAAGATCGGCTGCAATCAATCAACGCTGCTTACCTGGGTCAAACGCACCGAGACTGACAACGGCACTCGCCCTGGGGTCACTAGCGAGGAACGAGAGCGCGTCAAGGCCTTGGAGCGCGAGGTCAAGGAACTGCGCCGAGCCAACGAGATACTGAAGACGGCCAGTGCTTTTTTCGCCCAGGCGGCGCTCGACCGCGAACTGAAGAAATAAACGCTTATATCGATCAGCATCGGGAGCTGTACGGGGTCGAGCCGATCTGTAAGGTGTTGCAGGTCGCCCCATCAGCCTACAGGCTTCATGCCGCCCGGTGCCGCAACCCGGCGCTGTGCAGCAACCGGGCCAAACAGGACGAACAGCAGATGGTTGACATACGACGGGTCTGGGATCAGAACTTCCAGGTCTATGGTGCGCGCAAGGTTTGGCGACAGATGCATCGGGAGAACCTGCCCATTGCCCGCTGCACCGTGGAGCGACTCATGGGCCGTCTGGGCATTGAGGGCGTGCGCCGTGGCAAACGGATACGCACAACGATTCCCGATCCCGCCAAGCCCTGTCCACGCGATCTGGTGCTGCGGGCCTTCCATGCCGATCGCCCCAACCGTCTCTGGGTAGCCGACTTCACCTATGTGTCCACCTGGCAGGGGTGGCTGTATGTAGCTTTTGTGATTGATGCCTATGCCAAACGTATCGTCGGCTGGCGCACCAGTTCGCGGATGACCACAGACTTCGTGCTCGATGCCCTGGAGCAAGCGATCTATGACCGCCGACCAGATCCGGCCAGCGGTCTCATTCACCATTCGGATCGCGGTTCGCAGTACGTCTCGATCAGGTATTCAGAGCGGCTGGGTGAGGCAGGGATCAGTCCTTCGGTGGGTGCTACAGGCGATGCCTATGACAATGCACTGGCGGAGACTATCAATGGCCTGTACAAGGCTGAGGTGATCCACAAGCGTGGCCCCTGGAAAACCAAGGCAGCCGTTGAATTGGCGACATCCCGCCAGCAGAAGCCGAGCAGAGGTACTATCAACAACACGCAGTCCAGGCTGCAGAGCCTGTTTTACTTTAACTAAACAGCCTCCGCGAAACCCGGGGGGATTCATAACCGGCTAAAGCGGGTTTCCATGCAATCCTTCGCATAAAGCAAAAGTAGGCGCTCATTTGAGCGTTTTTGGCTTTATGCCTAGCATTGCAGCAAGCGGTGCAGTTGCCCTTTCTCTGTATCCGTTTTGGCGTGCGGAACGTCGCTGTTCTCTCTTCTTGCGTATCAGAATTCTCGATTGCATGAAACATAACATGCTGAAGTATACGCTAGAGGTAGATCAAAAGCGCCACATTGCCGCTATCGTTGGACCATGTATGGTTGTCTTGTACCGGAATGCATCTTTGCCTGATCCGCTGCTTTTATAGTTCTCATACAAATAGCGATACCCTATAGATGTTGAGAAACTATTGGTCCACAGGTAACCAAGGCCCAGATAACCGGAACTTGACAGCTTCGAGCCAACACCAAAGCCTCCGATATCGACAATGGCGTTCACATAAAGCTTTTCGTTAATAGACCGCTGTGCAAAGACACCGATAGTAGGATCAATCCACGATTTTCGCTGGCTTGTCGGCACTGAAGGCAGAGGCTTCGATGAGTCAAATTGCATAGAGCTTTTGACGCTCGTGTAGCGTAGCCCACCTGTAATAGCGAAGTCAGTATCAACACGACTGGTTGGCAGTATGTACCCTAGTGCGCCTGTTACAACAGTCTGGTTAAGGTCGGCACCGACAGAACTTCCATAAGCCGTATTAAATGCTCGCGAATGGGAAAGTTTGGCGGCTACCACGTCTCCCAGAACCAACCACTTACCATTATTAGCAATCAGTGACCCCATTAGTGCTCCGTCGAGATTGCGTAGTACTTTTGAAAATGGCACGTTGATTGATGCGTTGGGCAGATTGCGTACCCCAACATCGCCATTTAATGCTGTGGCCCAGCCGTAAAGACCTAACTGAAACTTCCAATCGGATGCTGACGTGTGGCTACTGGACGGGACAACAGTGGAGGGAAGATCAGCGGTATACGCTGGGTTCGACGCAAAAAAAGCAAGTGCAGTACTACACATGACTGATATCTTGGTGCAGTGCAAACTGACCCGTAAGCGCCTGACGTTATGAATTGCCATCTTGTTCCTTGAGATTTATTTTGTAGAAGGAAAGACAGTTTTCCAGTCCTTCTTCATATCAATGATGAGCCAGGGATTGGCCGACGCCTCATCAAGCGCCTTATCAAGTCGCCCAAATGAAGACTTGCGGTCGTAGGCATATTCACGTTCAGCATCAGTATGATGAACGATTGCACCCAATCGCGCCCTTTTGCCTGCCGTCGCCCATTGCAACATTTGCACATCACCGTCAGAGCTGCCAAACGCGGCAATGGGGCGCTGACCAATATGAAGGTTGATGCCGACAGGCTTGCCGGGGCCACTTCACTCCAGCCAATTGCCTTCTTTGCCCTGCGGCGCCATAGGTTTCGAAGTAAACGTCATAAGAACCATCAGCATTCTTTTCCAGGCCCTTGTCCTAGCTACCTACAGTCGGGAATGTTTGGCTGGTCTGCAATAACGAACGCGTCTGGGTGCCATAGAGCTTGTCGATGGTTGTATCAGAGGGAACACCGTCGAAAAATCTCAATTCGTCGATGGCTGTGTTGACGCGATCCGACATTGAAATGGTTTCTAGTTCAGCCTTGCTGACCTGGGCGGTTGCGGGTAGCGACAACAGGGTTAGCGCTGTAATCGCCGCAACATACAATGGGCGTAGATTCATAATCATGTGATATCCCTGCTTAGCAGACAGGGTAGCGAGGCTGCGTCGCCTATGAGCAGGAAAATTAATGCGGCGCAACCTTTTGAGCGTATTAGCGAATCTTTTCTAGGTCGCCTGGCTTCCAGCTGTAATTGATGGCCGCTTCTTCTGGGCCATACAATCGCAGAATTGCAAAGAACCCTCGTTCCGGCGCGGTGGCCAGCCAGTTAGCTTCTTTGCCTGCTGGCGCTTTCGGGCCGATATACAGATCAGTGTAAGCGGTGCATCTCCCCCATTATTCCCAGGCGGCGAGATTCATGGCTAAATCTTGGTCATGAGTATTCCACGGCAACAGCGCCTCGATTTCGTCCACTGTTTGGGCCATCGGCAGGTGTTCCAGCACAAAGCGCAGCCACGCATAGGGCTCGCGCCCGTTGGCCTTGGCCGTTTCCAGCAGCGAATACAGTACCGCGCTGGCGTGTGCACCCGCCGGGGTATCCGCAAAAATCCACGCTTTTCTGCCAATCACAAACGGCCTGATGGCGTTTTCTGCGGGGTTGTTATCGATGGGCAAATCGCCGCACTCGGTATAGCGGATCAGGCGCGGCCAGACCTTGTGCAGATATCCCAACGCTTCGCCCAGCTTGCTCCTGGGCGTGACCCCCGGCAGGGTTTCATCCAACCATGCACGCAGCTTTTGCAGGATCGGCAGGCTGTGGGTCTGGCGCGCCTCGAAGCGCTGCGCATCGCTCGCTGTTTTCAGCTTGGCCTCGATACGATACAGCCGGGCGAACAGATCCAGCGCGTGGTCTGCGCGGGCACTCTTGCCTTTGGGGCTGACCCGTTTGGCTTCGACGAACTTGCGCCGAGCATGGGCTGCGCACGCCAGGTGCTCCACACCGGGCAGGCGCGCCACCGGCGCGTAGCCTTCGTACCCGTCGGTCATCAGGTAACCCTGCCAGCCTTCGAGCAGGCGTACCGGTATCTGCCCCGAACGGCTCGCCTCGTAATCAAACAACACCACCGTGCGCCCCGGCGGCCCGCCGCGCTGCACCCACATATAACTTTTAGAGGTCGGACTTCGCCCTGGTTCTTTCAACACTTGAACCGTGGTTTCATCCATGTGGATGACGGGCGCATCCAGCAAGGTGTCGCGGGCCAGATTGTGCAGCGGCTGCAAGGCCTGGGCGAGCCTGATCATGGCCCGCGTCATGCTCTGGCGTGGGACGTCCACCTGGTGGCGGGCCATCACCTTCTCGAAGCGCGCCAGAGGCAGGCCGTCGACATACTTCACCACCGCCATCATCGCCAGGAACCCGGCGCTGAAGTTGCTGCGCGGCAGGACCTGCGCCGGTGCCGGCTGCTGTACCGGTGCCTGATCGCCCTTGGGGCAGGCGTAGCGCGGGCGCACCGTGCGGATCACGCGGATTTGCATCGGCACGATGTCCAGCTGTTCACTCACGTCTTCGCCGATACGCACCATGGGGGTGCCGCAGGCGCATTGGCGTTCTGCTTCGGGGACATCGACCAGGAACTCGACGCGGGGCAGCTCGGGCGGCAAAGCGCGGCGATGACCGCGCTTGGGGCGAGGCGTGTTGTGCGCGGGCGCGCCCTCGTGTGCGTCTTCGAGATCAGCGGCCTGCTCGGCCAAGGCTTCCACTTCGTTAAACAGCTCGCCCTGGTGCGACTCGCTACTGGGGCCGAACACCTGATGCCGGGCCAAGCGCCATTGCTCAAGGATGCGTTGCACCGCCTCGGCGACCCCTGTGGCGACGCCGGCGGCAATCCCTTCTTGCAGTTTCCTCTCGAACTCGGATTGCATCGCCGAACGCAAGGCGTGAAGGTGGGTTTCGTTCTGCGCCTGCAGCGTGGCCCGTAACTCGGCCAGCGTCTTTTCGCGCTCGGCTTTCAATGCCGCCTGGAAGGCTTCAACCGAGGTCGGCACAGCGCCGATTTCGGGGCTGAGCTCAGGGGGGAAGGATGGGGTGGCTGCAGGGCGATCAGACATGCATAATTATACCAGAATTATCACATAACTGACTGATATTTCAGTGTTTTATGAGGATAATTCGTCCATAAATCAAACCCTTCCAACAGCCACTCCAACTCTTTGGGGGTGAGTGTCACGGTCGCTTGCGCGCCTGGCGCGGGCCAGGCAAAGCGCTCTTTCTCCAGCCGCTTCTGCCAAAGGCAAAAGCCGTTGCGATGCCAATACAGAATCTTGATGCGGTTGCGCTGGCGATTCACGAACACGAATAACGTATCGCCGAAGACATCCAGTTCCAGCTCGCTTTGCACCAGCGCGGCCAGCCCGTCGATCTGCTTGCGAAAGTCCACCGGCACGCAGCACAAGTAGACCTGCCCAATCGCCACTCCCGGGTGCATCAATGCACCTGCTCAGTCAGCGCCTGACGCACCTGCGCCAGCCACTGCGGGCTGGGCAAGCCGGACAGCTCCAGACGCAGGCCAGCGCCCAGCACCAGTACATGGCGATCCGCCGCGACAGGGTGATCGACAGCGGCGAGCGGACCCACGCTGACCGGCACAAACTGGCGCGCAACCGGCGCAGCCACCGCCTTGACGGGCACCTGAGCCTTCCGCTCCAGGGCTTTGAGGCGCCGGCGCCAATAATACAGGCTTGAGACCGGCAACCCCTCACGCTGCGCGTAGGCCGTGGCGCCAATGCCCTCGCGCGCTATCGCGTCAAGGTGCATTTCCCACCAGGCCTGCCCTGGTCCTCGACTCGTCGACATCCTCGGTTCTCCTGTTTGCTTGCAGAACCGATACGATGCCCCACAGAGCGGGCGCGAACAATCATGGGAAAAATGGAGCGTTTAGTACGCCAGTCAAAGCTGGTGAGTTGATAGTCGGTGAAAGTCCGATATAGGAAAGAATGGCACATCATCCTAACCCCGAGTCATGCGCCGCCCATCGCGAGGTGGTCGGTGAAGTGTTGACAGGGGAAACCTGCGGGCCAGCCATCGAGCCGCGAAATCATAAATCCGGGACGCCGACGCTGTTAAGCGAAGCGGAAGGCCACAGTGAACATGACGACAAGTGCAAGCCATGCTCACGTCCCGCGCGGTCGCAGACCCTGAGCACGCTGGGAAGTCACTCACACGGAAACTGGGAGGTCTCATCAATGTCCGATCATGTGGCCCCGGACGGGGCAGGCAAGGTCATAAACCGTAATCCTGCCGTCTACGTTGGTGAGAAGTCGGATACTCCCGTAGTATCGAAGAAGCTGCCGAACAAAGGGAAACCTGCGGAGGCGGTGGAGAAAAGGGGAGTAGCCAAGGGAA
The nucleotide sequence above comes from Castellaniella sp.. Encoded proteins:
- a CDS encoding DUF1214 domain-containing protein, which encodes MYIGPKAPAGKEANWLATAPERGFFAILRLYGPEEAAINYSWKPGDLEKIR
- the tnpC gene encoding IS66 family transposase, encoding MQSEFERKLQEGIAAGVATGVAEAVQRILEQWRLARHQVFGPSSESHQGELFNEVEALAEQAADLEDAHEGAPAHNTPRPKRGHRRALPPELPRVEFLVDVPEAERQCACGTPMVRIGEDVSEQLDIVPMQIRVIRTVRPRYACPKGDQAPVQQPAPAQVLPRSNFSAGFLAMMAVVKYVDGLPLARFEKVMARHQVDVPRQSMTRAMIRLAQALQPLHNLARDTLLDAPVIHMDETTVQVLKEPGRSPTSKSYMWVQRGGPPGRTVVLFDYEASRSGQIPVRLLEGWQGYLMTDGYEGYAPVARLPGVEHLACAAHARRKFVEAKRVSPKGKSARADHALDLFARLYRIEAKLKTASDAQRFEARQTHSLPILQKLRAWLDETLPGVTPRSKLGEALGYLHKVWPRLIRYTECGDLPIDNNPAENAIRPFVIGRKAWIFADTPAGAHASAVLYSLLETAKANGREPYAWLRFVLEHLPMAQTVDEIEALLPWNTHDQDLAMNLAAWE
- the tnpB gene encoding IS66 family insertion sequence element accessory protein TnpB (TnpB, as the term is used for proteins encoded by IS66 family insertion elements, is considered an accessory protein, since TnpC, encoded by a neighboring gene, is a DDE family transposase.), coding for MHPGVAIGQVYLCCVPVDFRKQIDGLAALVQSELELDVFGDTLFVFVNRQRNRIKILYWHRNGFCLWQKRLEKERFAWPAPGAQATVTLTPKELEWLLEGFDLWTNYPHKTLKYQSVM
- the tnpA gene encoding IS66 family insertion sequence element accessory protein TnpA, which translates into the protein MSTSRGPGQAWWEMHLDAIAREGIGATAYAQREGLPVSSLYYWRRRLKALERKAQVPVKAVAAPVARQFVPVSVGPLAAVDHPVAADRHVLVLGAGLRLELSGLPSPQWLAQVRQALTEQVH